In Candidatus Sulfurimonas marisnigri, a single genomic region encodes these proteins:
- a CDS encoding molybdopterin-dependent oxidoreductase, giving the protein MYLQSRRTFLKGAAFTVAGASIAKGVFTSDAIADSVSDSKFTDTPDSLSFYPPMDQWADFKELDGDDWKRGGIERKGVRSDSNPDGIEVNDYTIVPTACSNCEASCGLTAWIDKKTFTVKKYMGNPLHAGSRGRNCAKGYATQSQMYDPDRIAFPLKRAPGSARGEGKWIRTTWDEAMTTIGNKMHDAMKGDDELSKKSCMFHVGRPNENGFTGKVWQTLGQDCFNSHTNICSAGGRTPTIQWANDDRSSPDWANAKLIFLNSSHAADAGHYFQQAAGHIADARSKGAKLVVMDPRMSNSAGMADLWIAAWPGTEAAIYLYLVQRMLTENKVNKAFVKKWFNWEVMMDNKNYLNFMVEKGYISKAPKGNDFESYLGMLKELYTPYTLDYAVKETHVPAYKLEQLYDMVIWADTSVSTYFWRAAAAGNLGGWTSGRTGFLMLGLRGAIGPVGGTFFHHFHVISVAGKGGSATVGQGKRGSDVPKIDVYNELSWPPEWPLSTYEMSYLLPHLLADKKWQKKWQDKGLKVAEKLAVWIPRMYNPVWINPDGFRWIETIKDESKMELTFNLSPVWSETNWYVDYILPVGLAGERHDQHSEATMPARWTSFRQPVMRVALEKAGWKPKNPARATLEAHIKAGLGEVWEENEFWFDMCVNYIDPKGDIFLDAAKTKTIKSMWESKKTPGTPVTIAEWYNAAFGDNLPNLKKTATEDDRYKNAEFPVYEYMRDHGAWMEENHIYSSQEKVIKDDGENYISHGHKYDKKHVTIDKRTGVMTADSHGKKKSIGIEIDGVKMEGFATLDKKLDFFCEWFADDWKWPEYAIPIYPRNEEEKKEMKEIVSHVNHSYMTEKDSYALNTVFRLPYNIHTRSANSKHLMEISQNHDPIWISTPDAKRQGFKRGDAIRVRITDSITGLDSGYFVAMAVPTEGVLPGTLACSHHGGRWKLVNSVTIPNGVSDGKVDSQPVARNMNDPKFMAHSPENAGKVAGQIKIEDYDGTSGLNSYGVPTAELQMDGKEGKLKYIKGITPFHADRFADQNRDSGNIWWDGLSGSWQNAVAAAHPDPISGMHCWHQKVILEAAQPGDKIGDIYVNYENNFKIYQGWRDDLTRGLDENSTLRRPQHIKRPWVPLSDKAYAVKITK; this is encoded by the coding sequence ATGTATTTACAAAGTAGAAGAACATTTTTAAAAGGCGCTGCATTTACCGTTGCAGGTGCTAGTATTGCAAAGGGTGTATTTACAAGCGATGCGATTGCTGATTCCGTCAGCGATAGTAAGTTTACTGATACACCAGACTCATTATCGTTCTATCCTCCTATGGATCAATGGGCTGACTTTAAAGAGCTAGATGGAGATGATTGGAAAAGAGGTGGTATTGAGCGTAAAGGCGTTAGAAGTGATTCTAATCCAGACGGTATCGAAGTAAATGATTACACTATCGTTCCAACAGCATGTTCAAACTGTGAGGCTTCTTGTGGTTTAACAGCTTGGATTGATAAGAAAACTTTTACAGTTAAGAAGTATATGGGTAACCCGCTTCACGCAGGTTCTCGTGGTCGTAACTGTGCTAAAGGTTATGCAACACAATCTCAAATGTATGATCCGGATCGTATAGCATTCCCACTTAAAAGAGCTCCAGGCTCTGCTCGTGGTGAAGGTAAATGGATTCGTACTACTTGGGACGAGGCAATGACTACAATCGGTAATAAAATGCATGATGCAATGAAGGGTGACGATGAGTTATCTAAAAAATCATGTATGTTCCATGTTGGTCGTCCAAATGAGAATGGTTTTACTGGTAAAGTATGGCAAACTCTAGGTCAAGATTGTTTTAATTCACATACAAACATCTGTTCTGCTGGTGGTCGTACGCCTACTATTCAATGGGCAAACGATGATAGAAGTTCTCCAGATTGGGCTAATGCGAAACTAATTTTCCTTAACTCGTCTCACGCTGCAGATGCTGGTCACTATTTCCAACAAGCTGCTGGACATATAGCGGATGCTCGTTCAAAAGGTGCTAAACTTGTAGTTATGGATCCTCGTATGTCAAACTCTGCTGGTATGGCAGATTTATGGATTGCTGCATGGCCTGGTACTGAAGCTGCAATTTATCTTTACTTAGTTCAACGTATGTTAACTGAGAATAAAGTTAATAAAGCTTTCGTTAAAAAATGGTTTAACTGGGAAGTTATGATGGATAATAAAAATTATCTAAACTTTATGGTAGAAAAAGGGTATATCTCTAAAGCACCTAAAGGTAACGACTTTGAATCATATTTAGGTATGCTAAAAGAGCTTTATACTCCATATACACTAGATTATGCTGTAAAAGAAACTCATGTTCCTGCTTATAAATTAGAGCAGTTATATGATATGGTTATTTGGGCTGATACGTCAGTTTCTACATACTTCTGGCGTGCAGCTGCTGCTGGTAACCTTGGTGGTTGGACATCTGGTCGTACAGGTTTCTTAATGCTTGGCTTACGTGGAGCAATCGGTCCAGTAGGTGGTACATTCTTCCATCACTTCCATGTTATTTCTGTAGCTGGTAAAGGTGGTAGTGCAACTGTTGGTCAAGGTAAACGTGGTTCAGATGTACCTAAAATTGATGTATACAATGAGCTTTCATGGCCGCCAGAATGGCCTTTGTCGACTTATGAGATGTCATACCTTTTACCACACCTTCTAGCTGATAAAAAATGGCAGAAGAAATGGCAAGATAAAGGACTAAAGGTAGCTGAGAAACTAGCTGTTTGGATTCCTCGTATGTATAACCCTGTTTGGATAAATCCAGATGGGTTCAGATGGATAGAGACTATTAAAGACGAGTCTAAAATGGAGTTAACATTTAACTTGTCTCCAGTATGGTCTGAGACTAACTGGTATGTTGATTATATTTTACCTGTTGGTTTAGCTGGTGAGAGACACGATCAACACTCGGAAGCTACTATGCCTGCAAGATGGACTTCTTTCCGTCAACCGGTTATGCGTGTTGCTTTAGAAAAAGCTGGATGGAAGCCTAAGAACCCTGCAAGAGCTACACTTGAAGCTCACATTAAAGCTGGTCTTGGTGAAGTTTGGGAAGAGAATGAGTTCTGGTTTGATATGTGTGTTAACTACATCGACCCTAAGGGTGATATATTCTTAGACGCTGCTAAAACTAAAACTATCAAGTCTATGTGGGAATCTAAGAAAACTCCTGGTACTCCTGTTACAATTGCAGAGTGGTATAATGCTGCATTTGGTGACAACTTACCAAATCTTAAAAAGACTGCAACAGAAGATGATAGATATAAAAATGCAGAATTCCCAGTTTATGAGTACATGAGAGATCATGGTGCTTGGATGGAAGAGAACCATATCTACTCTTCTCAAGAGAAAGTGATTAAAGATGATGGTGAAAACTATATTTCTCACGGTCATAAATACGATAAAAAGCATGTAACTATTGATAAGCGTACGGGTGTTATGACTGCAGATTCTCATGGCAAGAAAAAATCTATCGGTATTGAAATCGATGGTGTTAAGATGGAAGGTTTCGCAACACTAGACAAAAAACTTGACTTTTTCTGTGAATGGTTTGCTGATGATTGGAAATGGCCGGAATATGCTATTCCAATTTATCCAAGAAACGAAGAAGAGAAAAAAGAGATGAAAGAGATTGTTTCACATGTAAATCATTCTTACATGACAGAAAAAGATTCTTATGCTCTAAATACTGTTTTCCGTTTGCCATATAATATTCATACGCGTTCGGCTAACTCTAAGCACTTGATGGAAATCTCACAAAACCATGACCCTATCTGGATTTCAACTCCGGATGCTAAACGTCAAGGATTTAAGCGCGGTGATGCGATTCGCGTAAGAATTACAGACAGTATCACTGGTTTAGACTCTGGTTACTTTGTGGCTATGGCTGTTCCAACCGAGGGTGTACTTCCTGGTACACTTGCTTGTTCACACCATGGTGGTCGTTGGAAACTTGTTAATTCTGTTACTATTCCTAACGGTGTTTCGGACGGTAAGGTTGACTCTCAGCCAGTTGCTAGAAATATGAATGATCCTAAATTTATGGCGCACTCACCTGAAAATGCTGGTAAAGTTGCTGGACAAATTAAGATTGAAGATTATGATGGTACTTCTGGGCTTAATAGCTATGGTGTTCCAACAGCAGAACTACAGATGGATGGGAAAGAGGGTAAACTTAAATATATTAAGGGAATTACACCTTTCCATGCAGACAGATTTGCTGATCAAAATAGAGATAGTGGAAATATCTGGTGGGATGGACTAAGTGGTTCATGGCAAAATGCTGTTGCTGCTGCTCATCCAGATCCAATTTCAGGTATGCATTGTTGGCATCAAAAAGTTATCTTAGAAGCTGCACAGCCAGGTGACAAGATAGGTGATATCTATGTTAATTATGAAAATAACTTTAAAATATATCAGGGTTGGAGAGACGACCTTACTCGTGGGTTAGATGAAAACTCTACACTACGTCGTCCTCAGCACATCAAGAGACCTTGGGTGCCACTTTCAGACAAAGCATATGCTGTAAAAATTACTAAGTAG
- a CDS encoding redoxin domain-containing protein — protein MKEKIKKYIKEILLFIVVITIFANLLSLYRSVDLNKQPLLLKTVTLLNSIDYTLKDDIPILVHFWATWCPVCKVEAGNIQRISESFQVITIALKSGSDAEIQDYLSLNHLNYKVINDSSGSITADFDVSIFPTTIIYDRNRKVLFSDVGYTSTFGLWIRMWWATYFN, from the coding sequence ATGAAAGAAAAAATAAAAAAATACATAAAAGAGATTTTACTATTTATTGTTGTTATAACTATATTTGCTAATCTTCTTAGCTTATACAGAAGTGTAGATTTAAATAAACAACCCTTATTGCTTAAAACAGTCACTCTCTTAAATAGCATAGATTATACACTAAAAGATGACATACCTATATTGGTGCATTTTTGGGCAACCTGGTGCCCTGTATGCAAAGTAGAAGCAGGCAATATTCAAAGAATATCTGAAAGTTTTCAGGTTATCACTATCGCACTTAAATCAGGAAGTGACGCTGAAATACAAGATTACTTATCTCTTAATCATTTAAATTATAAAGTTATTAATGATAGCAGTGGCTCAATTACCGCTGATTTTGATGTTTCGATATTTCCTACAACCATTATATATGATAGGAATAGAAAAGTTCTATTTAGTGATGTAGGATATACAAGTACTTTTGGATTGTGGATAAGAATGTGGTGGGCTACTTACTTTAATTGA
- a CDS encoding inorganic phosphate transporter: MEIQTINKLEQEALKKSGTDFTRLGFALFFMIGVLTFSLLNNGGISNNMFLAVAALIGAYMAMNIGANDVANNVGPAVGSKALTMTTAIVIAAIFEASGAMIAGGEVVETIKKGIIDIAAFGGHADTFIWAMMAALLAAALWLNFATMMRAPVSTTHSIVGGVMGAGIAAAGFGIVNWATMGKIAASWVISPVLGGVIAALFLYSIKKSIVFQEDKVAAAKKWVPLFVAIMSWAFVTYLTLKGLKKIWPHVVEALNMIPLVSMEMTKKPTLMTALTLGFIISVIVYALVKNRINSKTTTLENSRASVNTMFTIPLIFSAALLSFAHGANDVANAVGPLAAINDAIMSGGVSSKASIPLWVMGVGALGIAIGLALYGPKLIKTVGSEITELDQIRAFSIAMAASITVIIASQLGLPVSSTHIAIGGVFGVGFLREWLHVVDDKGNTVEEDQLIIKDEQENKEAYTAELKTLEEKSNKEKEDYTRIVELYKLIANEKRIIKSTKKNIKKLKKVEYVRRDAIKKIVAAWVITVPAAAVLAGILFFMIKGIMS; the protein is encoded by the coding sequence ATGGAAATACAGACTATTAACAAACTTGAACAAGAGGCTCTCAAGAAGAGTGGGACTGATTTTACAAGATTAGGATTTGCACTATTTTTTATGATAGGTGTTTTAACATTTAGTTTGTTAAACAATGGTGGAATATCTAACAATATGTTTTTAGCCGTGGCTGCACTAATTGGTGCTTATATGGCTATGAATATTGGGGCTAATGATGTAGCAAACAATGTAGGTCCGGCGGTTGGTTCCAAAGCACTGACAATGACTACTGCGATAGTTATTGCTGCTATTTTTGAAGCATCTGGAGCAATGATAGCAGGCGGTGAAGTTGTAGAGACTATCAAAAAAGGGATTATTGATATTGCGGCTTTTGGAGGACATGCTGATACTTTTATATGGGCGATGATGGCTGCTCTTTTAGCAGCAGCTCTATGGCTTAATTTTGCGACTATGATGCGTGCTCCAGTTTCAACGACTCACTCCATAGTTGGCGGAGTTATGGGTGCCGGTATTGCTGCCGCAGGTTTTGGTATAGTTAATTGGGCTACAATGGGTAAAATTGCTGCATCTTGGGTAATTTCTCCTGTTCTAGGCGGTGTTATTGCAGCTTTGTTTTTGTACTCCATAAAGAAATCTATTGTTTTTCAAGAGGATAAGGTAGCTGCTGCAAAAAAATGGGTACCTCTATTTGTTGCAATTATGTCCTGGGCCTTTGTAACTTATTTAACACTAAAAGGACTTAAAAAAATATGGCCGCATGTTGTTGAAGCTTTAAATATGATTCCTCTTGTTTCTATGGAGATGACAAAAAAACCAACTCTTATGACAGCGCTGACCCTAGGATTTATAATATCTGTGATTGTTTATGCTCTTGTAAAAAATAGAATAAATTCAAAAACTACTACTCTTGAGAACAGTCGAGCATCAGTAAATACTATGTTCACTATTCCTCTTATATTTTCAGCAGCTCTTCTTAGCTTTGCTCATGGTGCGAATGATGTAGCGAATGCCGTAGGACCATTAGCTGCTATAAATGATGCAATTATGAGCGGTGGCGTTTCATCTAAAGCTTCTATACCATTATGGGTAATGGGTGTCGGAGCATTAGGTATTGCAATAGGACTTGCACTGTATGGCCCTAAACTTATAAAAACTGTCGGTAGCGAAATTACAGAACTTGACCAAATCAGAGCATTTTCTATTGCTATGGCTGCGTCGATAACTGTAATTATTGCATCACAACTTGGTCTTCCTGTCAGTTCTACTCACATTGCAATTGGTGGTGTATTTGGAGTCGGTTTTTTAAGAGAGTGGCTACATGTAGTGGATGATAAAGGAAATACGGTCGAAGAAGACCAACTCATCATAAAAGATGAGCAGGAGAATAAAGAAGCATATACCGCAGAGCTTAAAACATTAGAAGAAAAAAGCAACAAAGAGAAAGAAGATTACACTAGAATAGTTGAGCTGTATAAACTCATTGCTAATGAAAAAAGAATAATTAAATCTACTAAGAAAAATATTAAAAAATTAAAAAAAGTTGAGTATGTCAGAAGAGATGCTATAAAGAAAATTGTTGCTGCTTGGGTTATTACTGTCCCAGCAGCAGCAGTACTTGCAGGAATACTATTTTTTATGATAAAAGGCATAATGTCATAA
- a CDS encoding peptidylprolyl isomerase has protein sequence MKNIILSLLLALSVNLFAENENPFVVLETTQGNIEIELFPGVAPLAVENFTTHIKNGYYNGIIFHRIIKNFMIQGGDPTGTGRGGSSIWGEAFKDEYKSEVFSRSGIVAMANSGPHTNGSQFFITTAPTPWLNGKHTIFGRVTTQSLSIVQKLENVPTTGRSRGDRPIEDQVIIKAYIKK, from the coding sequence ATGAAAAACATCATACTATCACTACTACTGGCCCTATCTGTAAATCTATTTGCGGAAAATGAAAATCCTTTTGTAGTATTAGAAACGACACAGGGAAATATTGAAATTGAGCTATTTCCAGGCGTAGCGCCGTTAGCTGTTGAAAACTTTACAACACATATAAAAAATGGTTACTACAACGGTATTATTTTTCACCGTATAATCAAAAATTTTATGATACAGGGTGGAGACCCTACAGGAACAGGCAGAGGTGGTAGCAGTATTTGGGGAGAAGCTTTTAAAGATGAGTACAAAAGTGAAGTATTTTCTCGTTCAGGAATTGTTGCTATGGCAAATTCTGGTCCTCATACAAATGGAAGTCAGTTTTTTATAACAACAGCTCCAACACCTTGGTTAAATGGAAAGCATACTATATTTGGTCGAGTGACAACACAATCGTTATCAATAGTACAAAAGCTTGAAAATGTGCCTACTACTGGACGATCTAGAGGAGACAGACCAATTGAAGATCAAGTTATAATAAAAGCATATATTAAAAAATAA
- a CDS encoding HU family DNA-binding protein, producing MNKAQFVELVQASGDYKTKVEAEAAIKAFTEAVTTALVKKEDVSLVGFGSFSANLQKGKSGKVPGTDKTYTTQDKMVPKFKAGKGLKDRIAAGK from the coding sequence ATGAATAAAGCTCAATTCGTTGAACTAGTACAAGCAAGTGGTGATTATAAAACTAAAGTTGAAGCAGAAGCAGCTATCAAGGCATTTACAGAAGCTGTAACAACAGCTCTAGTGAAGAAAGAAGATGTTTCTTTAGTGGGATTTGGTAGTTTTTCAGCAAATCTTCAAAAAGGTAAAAGTGGAAAAGTACCTGGTACAGATAAAACTTATACTACTCAAGATAAAATGGTTCCTAAATTTAAAGCTGGTAAAGGTCTTAAAGACCGTATTGCAGCTGGTAAATAA
- a CDS encoding XRE family transcriptional regulator, producing MQINDLFNILHNSLESQNNGKKISLKDMALSLGISMRTYQDWKLGRAKPQAASTVIRMLGRLEDDEIIRAVRKINRLED from the coding sequence ATGCAAATTAATGATCTATTTAATATTCTTCATAACTCGCTAGAATCTCAAAATAATGGGAAAAAAATATCTCTTAAAGATATGGCTCTTTCATTAGGGATTTCTATGCGCACATATCAGGACTGGAAACTTGGTCGTGCAAAACCACAGGCTGCTTCAACTGTAATAAGAATGCTTGGAAGATTAGAAGATGATGAGATTATAAGAGCTGTTAGAAAAATAAATAGGCTTGAGGATTAA
- a CDS encoding flagellar assembly protein A: MTYLHNKKIKTKNINNSIGKFATEHLLKTSEYEFNINQVDTYIKTISDDDFLLYKDDPKNYYNDKNKLINEHVQFQQFYIITIKAPVKCILDLDYTIKYTNNNSSAFMVLNPDSHIPYKTYKPKEIYLLLLKEVNKIKAQNKILVNIFDNQMKEKLKAFTKYLYQGKFSKKIKIPLFDGIEPEITINSKLIMHFFKKRNSFQIAEVNEGELLVEYIKPMFGKNGLNAFGEIITNNYSDNKDDLEADIDSDTIEILEDDEKKLYKSKIRGYVHFDEKEFYIDNKIKMSKLSRVQNALTKDEANNIEVTISQNDTSVDSIGEGVKLTSETIHINGHVGAKSILEAVNLKIDGATHQESIQKAKFADINRHKGKLRCHKAKIKLLEGGEVHATYVEVEASLGGTIYAEDVIIGHVKNNLKVYASNSITIRLVSGEDNLFKINYRDIPTLNSKLNFLDKEIEDLKYTLEGALKHTQSQVPILKDQIKKLQEQKYKIVDSAKSAKITITEPLNGLNTITFTLNEEDELMYKTDARLYKPFYLEESDSHIILHPTDKKISLNS; this comes from the coding sequence GTGACTTACTTGCATAACAAAAAGATAAAGACCAAAAATATTAATAACTCTATAGGCAAGTTTGCCACAGAACATTTACTAAAAACATCAGAGTATGAGTTTAATATAAACCAAGTTGACACCTATATAAAAACAATTTCTGATGACGACTTTTTGCTTTACAAAGATGATCCTAAGAATTATTACAATGATAAAAATAAATTAATTAATGAACATGTGCAATTTCAACAATTTTACATTATAACAATAAAGGCGCCAGTAAAGTGCATACTAGATCTAGACTATACTATTAAATATACCAACAACAATAGTAGTGCTTTTATGGTTTTAAATCCTGATTCTCACATACCTTACAAAACATATAAACCTAAAGAGATATATCTACTTTTATTAAAAGAAGTAAACAAAATAAAAGCTCAAAATAAAATCTTAGTAAATATCTTTGACAATCAGATGAAAGAGAAACTAAAAGCTTTTACCAAATACCTATACCAAGGTAAATTTAGTAAAAAAATCAAGATTCCTCTTTTTGATGGTATTGAGCCAGAGATTACAATAAACAGCAAACTTATTATGCATTTTTTTAAAAAACGGAACAGTTTTCAAATAGCAGAAGTTAATGAAGGAGAGCTGTTGGTTGAGTATATAAAACCAATGTTTGGAAAGAATGGTCTAAATGCGTTTGGTGAAATTATCACAAATAATTATTCAGACAATAAAGATGATTTAGAAGCTGATATTGACAGTGACACAATAGAAATTCTCGAAGATGATGAAAAAAAACTTTATAAAAGTAAAATAAGAGGATATGTCCACTTTGATGAAAAAGAGTTCTATATAGATAATAAAATAAAAATGAGTAAGCTATCACGTGTTCAAAATGCACTAACGAAAGATGAAGCTAACAATATTGAAGTTACTATATCTCAAAATGACACCTCGGTAGATAGCATCGGAGAAGGTGTTAAGTTAACATCAGAGACTATTCATATAAATGGGCATGTTGGTGCTAAAAGTATACTTGAGGCTGTTAACCTGAAAATTGATGGAGCAACACATCAAGAATCTATACAAAAAGCTAAATTTGCTGATATTAACAGACATAAAGGAAAACTGAGATGTCATAAAGCAAAAATAAAACTTTTAGAAGGTGGGGAAGTTCACGCAACATATGTAGAGGTAGAAGCATCACTTGGTGGCACTATATATGCCGAAGACGTGATAATAGGACATGTTAAAAACAACCTGAAAGTTTATGCCTCAAACTCAATAACTATTAGGCTAGTAAGCGGTGAAGACAACCTATTTAAGATAAATTATAGAGACATCCCAACTTTAAATAGTAAACTCAATTTTTTAGATAAAGAGATAGAAGATCTTAAGTATACACTTGAGGGAGCTCTAAAGCATACTCAATCTCAAGTTCCAATACTTAAAGATCAAATAAAAAAACTGCAAGAGCAAAAATATAAGATAGTAGACAGTGCAAAAAGTGCAAAAATAACTATCACAGAGCCATTAAACGGCTTAAATACAATAACTTTTACTCTAAATGAGGAGGATGAGCTTATGTACAAGACTGACGCTAGATTATACAAGCCTTTTTATCTGGAAGAATCCGATAGTCATATTATTCTACACCCTACTGATAAAAAAATTTCTCTAAACTCTTAA
- the fbaA gene encoding class II fructose-bisphosphate aldolase — protein sequence MGILDIVKPGVLFGSDVQKVYKHAKDMGFAIPAVNVVGTDSINAILESAAKVNSPVIIQFSNGGASFYAGKGLSNENEKAAIVGAISGAMHVHMMAEVYGVAVILHTDHAAKKLLPWIDALLSASEDYFKTYGKPLFSSHMLDLSEEPLEENISTCKAYLERMSKIGMSIEIELGCTGGEEDGVDNSSIDNSLLYTQPEDVAYAYEELSQVSPHFTIAASFGNVHGVYKPGNVQLTPKILDNSQKYIQEKFNTGEKPVNFVFHGGSGSEPSEIEEAIGYGVIKMNIDTDTQWATWIGVKDYYEKNKDYLQGQIGNPQGEDKPNKNYYDPRKWLRSGQMTLIARVEEAYKDLNALNKN from the coding sequence ATGGGTATTTTAGATATTGTGAAACCGGGTGTATTATTTGGCTCAGATGTGCAAAAAGTTTATAAACATGCAAAGGATATGGGGTTTGCTATTCCAGCTGTAAATGTTGTAGGCACTGATTCCATAAATGCTATACTGGAGTCTGCTGCAAAGGTTAATTCTCCTGTTATTATTCAGTTTAGTAATGGCGGTGCGTCATTTTATGCTGGTAAGGGTTTAAGTAATGAAAATGAAAAAGCAGCGATAGTAGGTGCAATTTCTGGTGCTATGCATGTTCATATGATGGCAGAGGTTTATGGAGTAGCAGTTATACTTCATACTGACCACGCTGCAAAAAAACTACTTCCTTGGATAGATGCTTTGCTTAGTGCAAGCGAAGATTACTTCAAAACTTATGGAAAACCTCTTTTTTCATCTCACATGTTAGATCTCTCTGAAGAGCCATTGGAAGAGAATATATCTACATGTAAAGCTTACTTAGAGAGAATGAGTAAAATCGGTATGAGCATCGAGATAGAATTAGGTTGCACAGGTGGAGAAGAAGATGGTGTAGATAACAGCAGCATTGATAACTCACTTTTATATACTCAACCAGAAGATGTGGCATATGCATATGAAGAGCTAAGTCAAGTATCTCCACACTTTACAATTGCTGCATCATTTGGAAATGTTCATGGTGTTTACAAGCCTGGTAATGTTCAACTTACTCCTAAAATTTTAGATAATTCCCAAAAATATATCCAAGAAAAATTCAACACAGGTGAAAAGCCTGTAAACTTTGTATTTCATGGTGGTTCAGGTTCAGAACCTAGTGAAATTGAAGAGGCTATAGGGTATGGAGTAATTAAAATGAACATAGACACAGATACCCAGTGGGCAACTTGGATTGGTGTGAAAGATTATTATGAGAAGAATAAAGATTACCTTCAAGGTCAGATTGGAAATCCACAAGGTGAAGATAAACCAAATAAAAACTATTATGACCCTAGAAAATGGTTAAGATCCGGACAAATGACGCTTATAGCTAGAGTAGAAGAGGCATATAAAGATTTAAACGCACTAAACAAAAACTAG